One Paramisgurnus dabryanus chromosome 10, PD_genome_1.1, whole genome shotgun sequence genomic region harbors:
- the wdr45 gene encoding WD repeat domain phosphoinositide-interacting protein 4, translated as MAQQRGVNSLQFNQDQSCFCCAMETGVRIYNVEPLMEKGHLDHEQVGSIASCSMLHRSNLLAVVGGGVNPKFSEISVLIWDDAREVRDPKDKLVLEFTFTKPVLAVRMRHDKIIIVLKNRIYVYSFPDNPVKLFEFDTRDNPKGLCDLCPSSEKQLLVFPGHKCGSLQLVDLSNTKPGTSSAPFTINAHQSEIACLALNQPGSVVASASRKGTLIRLFDTTTRDKLVELRRGTDPATLYCINFSHDSSFLCASSDKGTVHIFALKDTKLNRRSALARVGKVGPVIGQYVDSQWSLANFTVPAECACICAFGKNTSKNVNSVIAICVDGTFHKYVFTPDGNCNREAFDVYLDICDDDDF; from the exons ATGGCCCAGCAGAGAGGAGTCAACAGTCTGCAATTTAACCAGGACCAGA GTTGTTTCTGCTGTGCCATGGAGACCGGTGTTCGCATTTACAATGTGGAACCCTTAATGGAAAAGGGGCATTTAG ACCATGAGCAGGTGGGCAGCATTGCCTCATGTTCAATGCTTCATCGATCAAATCTCTTGGCTGTTGTTGGAGGCGGAGTCAATCCTAAATTTTCTGAAATCTCAG TATTAATATGGGATGATGCTCGAGAAGTGCGAGACCCCAAAGACAAACTTGTGCTTGAGTTCACATTCACCAAACCAGTGCTCGCTGTGCGTATGAGACATGACAA AATCATCATTGTGTTGAAAAACAGAATCTACGTTTATAGTTTTCCAGACAACCCTGTTAAGCTATTTGAGTTTGACACTCGGGACAACCCAAAAG GTTTGTGTGATCTGTGTCCTAGTTCGGAAAAGCAGTTGCTTGTTTTCCCTGGACATAAATGTGGCAGTCTGCAGTTAGTG GATCTTTCCAACACAAAACCTGGAACATCTTCAGCTCCGTTCACCATCAATGCCCATCAAAGTGAGATCGCCTGCCTTGCACTGAATCAGCCTGGCAGTGTGGTGGCCTCCGCCTCTCGAAAAGGCACTTTGATCCGTTTGTTTGACACTACGACACGAGATAAACTAGTCGAGCTGCGGAGAGGGACCGACCCTGCAACACTCTACTG cattAACTTCAGCCACGACTCATCCTTTCTCTGCGCATCAAGCGACAAGGGAACTGTGCACATATTCGCTTTAAAAGACACCAAACTGAACCGTCGCTCTGC CTTGGCACGTGTGGGGAAGGTGGGTCCGGTCATTGGACAGTACGTGGACAGTCAGTGGTCTCTGGCTAACTTTACCGTGCCTGCAGAATGTGCTTGTATCTGTGCTTTTGGGAAGAACACATCCAAAAATGTCAACTCGGTTATTG CCATATGTGTTGACGGGACATTCCACAAGTACGTCTTCACCCCTGATGGAAACTGCAACCGCGAGGCTTTTGATGTGTATCTGGACAtttgtgatgatgatgatttttgA